From the genome of Phycodurus eques isolate BA_2022a chromosome 22, UOR_Pequ_1.1, whole genome shotgun sequence, one region includes:
- the stab2 gene encoding stabilin-2 isoform X3: protein MWKQLFQVKACAFVSELVFQVDDGASSVVVPLVRPDVRLVLSFGLQGLPVGRATLRKTCRNVLSIDDVALCVCMCARRTSLMMSIKGRSFGCSEEAELKICCPGFGGPTATSVPRSRAAAEEFALGGNGTCNCQPMLTPVHDESMLPHRFHSLVCPCVRRALQEAPARTAKRVDTAPPATLVLRRGPSATWVRSQCLFPPTKDSKERRD from the exons ATGTGGAAACAACTTTTCCAAGTAAAAGCGTGTGCGTTTGTTTCAGAATTGGTGTTCCAAGTCGACGACGGTGCGTCCTCGGTCGTCGTGCCGCTCGTGCGGCCTGACGTCCGTCTTGTGTTGTCCTTCGGGCTTCAGGGACTGCCGGTCGGTCGCGCGACGCTGAGAAAAACGTGTCGAAATGTCCTCTCCATCGATGACGttgcgctgtgtgtgtgtatgtgcgcgcgCAGGACCAGCCTGATGATGTCAATCAAAGGTCGTTCCTTCGGGTGCTCCGAGGAGGCGGAGCTTAAGATCTGCTGCCCGGGCTTCGGGGGCCCGACTGCAACG AGTGTCCCGAGAAGCCGAGCGGCCGCCGAAGAATTTGCTCTCGGAGGCAACGGAACCTGCAACTGCCAG CCGATGTTGACTCCAGTTCACGATGAATCCATGTTGCCACACCGATTCCACTCTTTGGTGTGCCCTTGTGTCAGGCGGGCTTTGCAGGAAGCGCCTGCGAGGACTGCGAAGCGGGTCGATACGGCGCCACCCGCAACTCTG GTTCTGCGTCGTGGCCCCTCCGCAACTTGGGTCCGTTCGCAGTGTTTGTTCCCACCGACGAAGGATTCAAAGGAAAGGCG GGATTAG
- the ovch1 gene encoding ovochymase-1, with protein MLVWVLLAGLSVLCELAGVRSFVAQREAESRIVGGQETWAHSWPWQVSLRFVTVPACGGAVLSPIWVVSAAHCFKRFNRASFWTVLAGKHDLDNPDEEGQQVVGVSAIVSHHRYNAATKEFDVALLRLERPLAFDRFVRPVHVWVAPLPTLKKCTVTGWGATRENGPRVTRLQEVNVTVMTSDLCQRYYKSRIRTHMFCAGQKEGGVDACQGDSGGPLSCYDSRRFRLAGVVSWGVGCGRARKPGVYTRLRDHVPWMADVVRKNLAKSFNFVAVLDSDSGPFLYVSDNRDVAYADEPAREDRCGKRQKSTCQNLPGPAGLSVPEVGEARAENVTEACPGAWPWQVSLQANGVHYCSGVLVHRHWVLAARHCGVRAGEDTAVLGGHDLGLSLSQTVPVDQVLELPQEDGFPPKDDLSLLRLAVPARLGASVTPLCVSEEDEELDDSWRCISAGWGATSVTAALNSERLHHARILLVDHAECRAKWAQGLIDDAHVCTHPVASAACAGDSGAPLFCQKRGAYFLFGLLTWGARQCEPNKPAVFTKVSDYHSWISEVTEA; from the exons ATGTTGGTGTGGGTTCTGCTGGCCGGTCTGAGCGTCCTTTGTG AACTGGCGGGGGTGCGCTCCTTCGTGGCGCAGCGGGAAGCGGAGTCGCGCATCGTCGGCGGTCAGGAGACGTGGGCGCACTCGTGGCCGTGGCAGGTGTCGCTGCGCTTCGTCACCGTGCCGGCGTGCGGGGGCGCCGTCCTCTCGCCGATCTGGGTCGTCTCGGCGGCACACTGCTTCAAAAG gtTCAACCGAGCCTCCTTCTGGACTGTTCTGGCGGGAAAACACGACCTGGACAACCCCGACGAGGAAGGACAGCAG GTGGTGGGCGTGTCGGCCATCGTGAGCCATCACCGCTACAACGCCGCCACCAAAGAATTCGACGTGGCACTGCTGCGGCTGGAGCGGCCGCTCGCCTTCGACCGCTTCGTGCGCCCCGTCCACGTGTGGGTGGCGCCGTTGCCCACCCTGAAGAAGTGCACCGTCACCGGCTGGGGGGCCACACGGGAGA ATGGGCCACGCGTGACCCGACTGCAGGAGGTCAACGTGACTGTGatgacctctgacctctgcCAGCGCTACTACAAGAGCAGGATAAGGACGCACATGTTCTGTGCGGGACAGAAAGAGGGCGGCGTCGACGCATGTCAG gGCGACTCCGGCGGTCCGCTGTCTTGTTATGACAGCCGGCGGTTCCGGCTAGCGGGCGTGGTGAGCTGGGGCGTGGGCTGCGGTCGCGCCAGGAAGCCCGGCGTCTACACCAGACTGCGAGATCACGTTCCGTGGATGGCGGACGTCGTCCGTAAGAATTTGGCCAAAAGCTTCAACTTTGTCGCCGTCTTGGATTCCGACAGCGGTCCGTTTTTGTACGTTTCAGACAACCGCGATGTGGCGTACGCAGACGAGCCGGCCAGAG AAGACCGGTGCGGGAAGCGGCAGAAGTCCACCTGTCAGAACCTTCCGGGCCCGGCGGGTCTCTCTGTTCCGGAGGTGGGCGAGGCGAGGGCGGAGAATGTGACGGAGGCGTGTCCGGGGGCTTGGCCCTGGCAGGTCAGCCTCCAGGCGAACGGCGTCCATTACTGCAGTGGGGTTCTGGTCCATCGCCACTGGGTGCTCGCCGCGCGACACTGCGGGGTCAG AGCGGGAGAGGATACGGCCGTCCTGGGAGGTCACGACCTCGGCTTGTCTCTGTCCCAAACTGTCCCCGTGGACCAGGTTTTGGAGCTTCCCCAGGAAGACGGCTTCCCTCCTAAAGATGACCTCTCGCTGCTCCGCCTCGCTGTTCCCGCCAGACTCG GCGCCAGCGTGACGCCGCTTTGCGTGTCCGAGGAGGACGAGGAACTGGACGACAGCTGGAGATGCATCAGCGCCGGCTGGGGGGCGACGTCCGTCACGG CCGCCCTCAACTCGGAGCGCCTGCACCACGCGCGCATCTTGCTGGTGGACCACGCAGAGTGCCGGGCCAAATGGGCTCAGGGCCTCATCGACGACGCCCACGTGTGCACCCATCCCGTCGCCAGCGCCGCCTGCGCG GGTGACTCCGGCGCACCGCTGTTCTGCCAGAAGCGCGGCGCCTATTTCCTCTTCGGGTTGCTCACGTGGGGCGCTCGCCAATGCGAGCCCAACAAGCCAGCCGTCTTTACCAAAGTGTCCGATTATCACTCGTGGATCAGCGAGGTGACGGAGGCATAA
- the wnt16 gene encoding protein Wnt-16 yields MLQLLWAGRKAFPGTSRGSGASTFRRGPFQHARSRALCRQSKMSPATVVARPPACCRWCRCASARRLLGGGGGGGGGGGCRSLPLSAEQRDVCRERSFLAPSIRDAARMAVSECQNQFRHERWNCSAGRHPSVFGHELTSGTKETAFVYAVMAAGLVHAVTRFCSRGNVSECGCDARLRGAAGPGESWHWGGCSDHVQYGTRFSRRFLTRGAVNVSDGTRAQALVRMNAHNSEAGRQAVATTMSTDCRCHGVSGSCAVKTCWRTVAPFGRVGAYLKERYERSVRLKRKRSGARHGGRPPLDKHQLVFVDKSPNYCVEDRRGGVLGTRGRRCNRTSGGPDGCELLCCGRGYNTRVERHVHRCACKFVWCCYVRCGRCESMSDAHACK; encoded by the exons ATGCTGCAGCTCTTGTGGGCGGGCCGAAAAGCTTTCCCGGGGACGTCGAGAGGTTCGGGCGCGTCTACTTTCCGTCGTGGCCCCTTTCAGCACGCAAGGTCGCGTGCGCTCTGCCGTCAAAGTAAAATGTCGCCCGCGACCGTCGTTGCGCGCCCGCCCGCCTGTTGTCGATGGTGTCGTTGTGCGTCTGCCCGGAGGCTcctgggcggcggcggcggcggcggcggcggcggcggctgccgGTCGCTCCCACTGAGCGCCGAGCAGCGGGACGTTTGCCGCGAGCGAAGCTTCCTGGCGCCCAGCATCCGGGACGCGGCCCGGATGGCCGTCAGCGAGTGCCAGAACCAGTTCCGGCACGAGAGGTGGAACTGCTCCgccggccgccacccgtccgtCTTCGGGCACGAGCTGACCAGCG GAACCAAAGAAACGGCCTTCGTGTACGCGGTGATGGCGGCCGGTCTGGTGCACGCCGTCACCCGCTTCTGCAGCCGCGGCAACGTCAGCGAGTGCGGCTGCGACGCCCGCCTCCGGGGGGCGGCGGGGCCGGGGGAGTCCTGGCACTGGGGGGGCTGCTCGGACCACGTCCAGTACGGGACCCGGTTCAGCCGCCGCTTCCTCACGCGCGGCGCCGTCAACGTCTCGGACGGAACGCGCGCGCAGGCCCTCGTCCGGATGAACGCGCACAACAGCGAGGCCGGCAGGCAG GCGGTGGCGACGACGATGTCCACGGACTGCCGCTGCCACGGCGTTTCGGGCTCGTGCGCCGTCAAGACGTGCTGGCGCACCGTGGCGCCGTTCGGGCGCGTGGGCGCCTACCTGAAGGAGCGCTACGAGCGCAGCGTGCGCCTCAAGAGGAAGCGGTCCGGAGCGCGCCACGGAGGGCGCCCCCCGCTGGACAAGCACCAGCTGGTCTTTGTCGACAAGTCGCCCAACTACTGCGTGGAGGACCGCCGCGGCGGCGTGCTGGGCACCAGGGGGCGCCGCTGCAACCGCACCTCCGGGGGGCCCGACGGCTGCGAGCTGCTGTGCTGCGGGCGCGGCTACAACACGCGCGTGGAGCGCCACGTGCACAGGTGCGCCTGCAAGTTCGTGTGGTGCTGCTACGTCCGCTGCGGCCGCTGCGAGAGCATGAGCGACGCGCACGCCTGCAAGTGA
- the stab2 gene encoding stabilin-2 isoform X2, translating to MWKQLFQVKACAFVSELVFQVDDGASSVVVPLVRPDVRLVLSFGLQGLPVGRATLRKTCRNVLSIDDVALCVCMCARRTSLMMSIKGRSFGCSEEAELKICCPGFGGPTATSVPRSRAAAEEFALGGNGTCNCQPMLTPVHDESMLPHRFHSLVCPCVRRALQEAPARTAKRVDTAPPATLVLRRGPSATWVRSQCLFPPTKDSKERRSHGGFRCCLTACPLLRDV from the exons ATGTGGAAACAACTTTTCCAAGTAAAAGCGTGTGCGTTTGTTTCAGAATTGGTGTTCCAAGTCGACGACGGTGCGTCCTCGGTCGTCGTGCCGCTCGTGCGGCCTGACGTCCGTCTTGTGTTGTCCTTCGGGCTTCAGGGACTGCCGGTCGGTCGCGCGACGCTGAGAAAAACGTGTCGAAATGTCCTCTCCATCGATGACGttgcgctgtgtgtgtgtatgtgcgcgcgCAGGACCAGCCTGATGATGTCAATCAAAGGTCGTTCCTTCGGGTGCTCCGAGGAGGCGGAGCTTAAGATCTGCTGCCCGGGCTTCGGGGGCCCGACTGCAACG AGTGTCCCGAGAAGCCGAGCGGCCGCCGAAGAATTTGCTCTCGGAGGCAACGGAACCTGCAACTGCCAG CCGATGTTGACTCCAGTTCACGATGAATCCATGTTGCCACACCGATTCCACTCTTTGGTGTGCCCTTGTGTCAGGCGGGCTTTGCAGGAAGCGCCTGCGAGGACTGCGAAGCGGGTCGATACGGCGCCACCCGCAACTCTG GTTCTGCGTCGTGGCCCCTCCGCAACTTGGGTCCGTTCGCAGTGTTTGTTCCCACCGACGAAGGATTCAAAGGAAAGGCG GTCGCACGGCGGTTTCCGCTGCTGTTTGACTGCGTGTCCACTCCTGAGAGATGTTTGA
- the stab2 gene encoding stabilin-2 isoform X1, translating into MWKQLFQVKACAFVSELVFQVDDGASSVVVPLVRPDVRLVLSFGLQGLPVGRATLRKTCRNVLSIDDVALCVCMCARRTSLMMSIKGRSFGCSEEAELKICCPGFGGPTATSVPRSRAAAEEFALGGNGTCNCQPMLTPVHDESMLPHRFHSLVCPCVRRALQEAPARTAKRVDTAPPATLVLRRGPSATWVRSQCLFPPTKDSKERRGHEMTSTPASFPSASPQVARRFPLLFDCVSTPERCLRCQEKVGVRSWS; encoded by the exons ATGTGGAAACAACTTTTCCAAGTAAAAGCGTGTGCGTTTGTTTCAGAATTGGTGTTCCAAGTCGACGACGGTGCGTCCTCGGTCGTCGTGCCGCTCGTGCGGCCTGACGTCCGTCTTGTGTTGTCCTTCGGGCTTCAGGGACTGCCGGTCGGTCGCGCGACGCTGAGAAAAACGTGTCGAAATGTCCTCTCCATCGATGACGttgcgctgtgtgtgtgtatgtgcgcgcgCAGGACCAGCCTGATGATGTCAATCAAAGGTCGTTCCTTCGGGTGCTCCGAGGAGGCGGAGCTTAAGATCTGCTGCCCGGGCTTCGGGGGCCCGACTGCAACG AGTGTCCCGAGAAGCCGAGCGGCCGCCGAAGAATTTGCTCTCGGAGGCAACGGAACCTGCAACTGCCAG CCGATGTTGACTCCAGTTCACGATGAATCCATGTTGCCACACCGATTCCACTCTTTGGTGTGCCCTTGTGTCAGGCGGGCTTTGCAGGAAGCGCCTGCGAGGACTGCGAAGCGGGTCGATACGGCGCCACCCGCAACTCTG GTTCTGCGTCGTGGCCCCTCCGCAACTTGGGTCCGTTCGCAGTGTTTGTTCCCACCGACGAAGGATTCAAAGGAAAGGCG CGGGCACGAAATGACGTCAACGCCCGCGTCATTCCCGTCCGCGTCACCGCAGGTCGCACGGCGGTTTCCGCTGCTGTTTGACTGCGTGTCCACTCCTGAGAGATGTTTGAGGTGCCAAGAGAAGGTTGGAGTCCGGTCCTGGTCCTGA
- the stab2 gene encoding stabilin-2 isoform X5 translates to MWKQLFQVKACAFVSELVFQVDDGASSVVVPLVRPDVRLVLSFGLQGLPVGRATLRKTCRNVLSIDDVALCVCMCARRTSLMMSIKGRSFGCSEEAELKICCPGFGGPTATSVPRSRAAAEEFALGGNGTCNCQAGFAGSACEDCEAGRYGATRNSGSASWPLRNLGPFAVFVPTDEGFKGKAGLAINDL, encoded by the exons ATGTGGAAACAACTTTTCCAAGTAAAAGCGTGTGCGTTTGTTTCAGAATTGGTGTTCCAAGTCGACGACGGTGCGTCCTCGGTCGTCGTGCCGCTCGTGCGGCCTGACGTCCGTCTTGTGTTGTCCTTCGGGCTTCAGGGACTGCCGGTCGGTCGCGCGACGCTGAGAAAAACGTGTCGAAATGTCCTCTCCATCGATGACGttgcgctgtgtgtgtgtatgtgcgcgcgCAGGACCAGCCTGATGATGTCAATCAAAGGTCGTTCCTTCGGGTGCTCCGAGGAGGCGGAGCTTAAGATCTGCTGCCCGGGCTTCGGGGGCCCGACTGCAACG AGTGTCCCGAGAAGCCGAGCGGCCGCCGAAGAATTTGCTCTCGGAGGCAACGGAACCTGCAACTGCCAG GCGGGCTTTGCAGGAAGCGCCTGCGAGGACTGCGAAGCGGGTCGATACGGCGCCACCCGCAACTCTG GTTCTGCGTCGTGGCCCCTCCGCAACTTGGGTCCGTTCGCAGTGTTTGTTCCCACCGACGAAGGATTCAAAGGAAAGGCG GGATTAGCGATCAATGATTTGtga
- the stab2 gene encoding stabilin-2 isoform X4 — translation MWKQLFQVKACAFVSELVFQVDDGASSVVVPLVRPDVRLVLSFGLQGLPVGRATLRKTCRNVLSIDDVALCVCMCARRTSLMMSIKGRSFGCSEEAELKICCPGFGGPTATSVPRSRAAAEEFALGGNGTCNCQAGFAGSACEDCEAGRYGATRNSGSASWPLRNLGPFAVFVPTDEGFKGKARARNDVNARVIPVRVTAGRTAVSAAV, via the exons ATGTGGAAACAACTTTTCCAAGTAAAAGCGTGTGCGTTTGTTTCAGAATTGGTGTTCCAAGTCGACGACGGTGCGTCCTCGGTCGTCGTGCCGCTCGTGCGGCCTGACGTCCGTCTTGTGTTGTCCTTCGGGCTTCAGGGACTGCCGGTCGGTCGCGCGACGCTGAGAAAAACGTGTCGAAATGTCCTCTCCATCGATGACGttgcgctgtgtgtgtgtatgtgcgcgcgCAGGACCAGCCTGATGATGTCAATCAAAGGTCGTTCCTTCGGGTGCTCCGAGGAGGCGGAGCTTAAGATCTGCTGCCCGGGCTTCGGGGGCCCGACTGCAACG AGTGTCCCGAGAAGCCGAGCGGCCGCCGAAGAATTTGCTCTCGGAGGCAACGGAACCTGCAACTGCCAG GCGGGCTTTGCAGGAAGCGCCTGCGAGGACTGCGAAGCGGGTCGATACGGCGCCACCCGCAACTCTG GTTCTGCGTCGTGGCCCCTCCGCAACTTGGGTCCGTTCGCAGTGTTTGTTCCCACCGACGAAGGATTCAAAGGAAAGGCG CGGGCACGAAATGACGTCAACGCCCGCGTCATTCCCGTCCGCGTCACCGCAGGTCGCACGGCGGTTTCCGCTGCTGTTTGA